One stretch of Armigeres subalbatus isolate Guangzhou_Male chromosome 2, GZ_Asu_2, whole genome shotgun sequence DNA includes these proteins:
- the LOC134211113 gene encoding bax inhibitor 1-like, which produces MATSFTNFSYERFMRNMGHNLEPSVRHHLAKVYSCLTATCVAATAGSLIHLQGIWEAGILSALAALGLVMALFYTPDNGKNFNLRLGLLLGFGAFSGHSLGLLLEQVIFINPAIVVTALVGTTTIFTCLSAAALLAKRGSYLFLGGILMSILSAMAMISLGNLLFRSYFVQELSLYVGLAAMSGFVLFDTQMIMEKHRMGSTDCIAHSLDLFYDVIGIFRRLLIILTQKEQNNERKRKRN; this is translated from the exons ATGGCCACGTCATTCACGAATTTTTCCTACGAGAGATTTATGCGAAACATGGGCCATAATTT GGAGCCCAGTGTGCGGCATCATTTGGCAAAGGTTTACTCCTGTCTCACAGCTACATGTGTCGCTGCTACAGCTGGATCGCTTATTCATCTCCAAGGAATCTGGGAAGCCGGCATACTAAGTGCACTCGCTGCACTGGGTCTGGTGATGGCATTATTTTACACCCCGGACAATGGCAAAAACTTTAACCTCCGTCTGGGATTATTACTCGGCTTTGGTGCGTTTAGTGGTCATTCGTTGGGTCTATTGTTAGAGCAGGTGATCTTTATCAATCCAGCCATTGTCGTAACGGCTCTTGTTGGAACAACGACCATATTCACCTGCTTGAGTGCCGCGGCCCTGTTGGCGAAACGTGGAAGTTATTTGTTCCTTGGTGGTATCCTGATGAGCATCCTCAGTGCTATGGCCATGATCAGCCTGGGTAATCTACTGTTTCGATCATACTTTGTACAAGAG CTCAGCTTGTATGTCGGTTTGGCAGCGATGTCCGGTTTCGTATTGTTCGACACACAGATGATCATGGAGAAGCACCGCATGGGTAGCACCGATTGCATCGCTCACTCACTGGACCTGTTTTACGATGTTATTGGTATTTTCCGTCGTTTATTGATCATCCTCACACAAAAAGAACAAAACAATGAACGCAAAAGGAAGAGAAATTAA